The following are from one region of the Passer domesticus isolate bPasDom1 chromosome 26 unlocalized genomic scaffold, bPasDom1.hap1 SUPER_26_unloc_1, whole genome shotgun sequence genome:
- the LOC135291646 gene encoding uncharacterized protein LOC135291646 has protein sequence MVAASEVTRATKETRQVEEALELLERLVAECDEATAFPRELLRRLRDIEAALEGTNEVSPNVPEDLVAKVAEAEQLWEANAHLVKAHLLGTVDDIIEFYFTGGPASPSPCGVAERCLRATEDIPRLVQLPTRPQAVPKVSPVSMEPQELSPALLQPQVTVVAILGKLLATLPRWKKMMLGSSVRLYSDLVAFTRGLWATLNCIDGTWWCHNITFDDDYPVTSLSQALAPRKAPHAPPGSM, from the exons ATGGTGGCTGCCAGCGAGGTAACCAGGGCCACCAAGGAGACACGGCAGGTAGAagaggccctggagctgctggagcgctTGGTGGCCGAGTGTGACGAAGCCACTGCCTTCCCCCGGGAGCTGCTGCGCAGGCTCAGGGACATCGAGGCTGCCCTGGAGGGGACAAATGAGgtgtcccccaatgtccccgaggACTTGGTAGCCAAAGTGGCTGAGgctgagcagctgtgggaggccAACGCCCACCTGGTTAAGGctcacctgctggggacagttgATGACATCATCGAGTTCTATTTCACTGGTGGTCCCGCCAGCCCCAGTCCCTGTGGGGTGGCTGAGCGGTGCCTGAGAGCCACCGAGGACATCCCAAGACTGGTTCAACTCCCAACACGTCCCCAagctgtccccaaggtgtccccagtgaGCATGGAGCCCCAAGAG ctgtccccagccctgctgcagccacaggtcaCCGTGGTGGCCATCCTGGGCAAGCTGCTGGCTACCCTGCCCAGGTGGAAGAAGATGATGCTCGGGTCCTCAGTGAGACTGTACTCGGACCTGGTGGCCTTCACCAGGGGGCTCTGGGCCACCCTGAACTGCATTGATGGCACCTGGTGGTGCCACAATATCACCTTCGATGATGATTaccctgtcacctccctgagCCAGGCCCTGGCCCCCAGAAAAGCACCACATGCACCACCTGGTTCCATGTGA
- the LOC135291653 gene encoding uncharacterized protein LOC135291653 — MAAHYVTAQENMVELGQALGREEGAEVAAEHEARVREDARVDAREVTTATMVRQRVEAALGPLERLVTVCEKATAFPRELQRLLRDFEAALKGTNEASPDVPEALVAMVAKAEQLWEANARLAQEHLLETLQDINFYFTGDLTSPSDCEVAKRCRRATEDIPRLLQPPECPQSIPNVSPVSVELQELSPALLQPPVAVVATLDDLLATLPRRDMMLLRSAESLHWSLADFTRGLWATLYRIDGTWWQQNVSSDDDDPPISLSQALDAYKSTPGTPRNRVTTVVSKWQGSVATLLDSWVQLAGAATELSNTCREVATEAADRVATATARAMELQHKAACGRRGPRW, encoded by the exons ATGGCTGCCCATTATgtgacagctcaggaaaacatggtggagctgggtcaggccctaggcagggaggagggggccGAGGTGGCGGCCGAGCATGAAGCCCGGGTGAGGGAAGATGCCAGGGTGGATGCCAGGGAGGTAACCACAGCCACCATGGTGAGACAGCGGGTGGAGGCGGCCCTGGGGCCGCTGGAGCGCTTGGTGACCGTGTGTGAGAAAGCCACTGCGttcccccgggagctgcagcgccTCCTCAGGGACTTCGAGGCCGCCCTGAAGGGGACAAATGAGGCATCCCCTGATGTCCCCGAGGCCTTGGTGGCCATGGTGGCCAAGGCCgagcagctgtgggaggccAACGCCCGCCTGGCCCAGGAACACCTGCTGGAGACACTTCAAGACATCAATTTCTATTTCACTGGTGATCTCACCAGCCCCAGTGACTGTGAGGTGGCCAAGCGGTGCCGAAGAGCCACCGAGGACATCCCAAGGCTCCTTCAACCaccagagtgtccccagagcaTCCCCAATGTGTCCCCAGTGAGCGTGGAGCTCCAAGAG ctgtccccagccctgctgcagccaccggTTGCCGTGGTGGCCACCCTGGATGACCtgctggccaccctgcccaggcGGGACATGATGCTGCTGAGGTCTGCAGAGAGCCTGCACTGGAGCCTGGCGGACTTCACCAGGGGGCTCTGGGCCACCCTGTACCGCATTGACGGCACCTGGTGGCAGCAAAATGTCAGCTCCGATGATGATGATCCTCCCATCTCCCTGAGCCAGGCCCTGGATGCCTACAAGAgcaccccagggacccccaggaacCGCGTGACAACGGTGGTCAGCAAGTGGCAGGGGTCAGTGGCGACGCTTCTGGACAGCTGGGTCCAgctggctggggcagccaccGAACTCTCCAACACCTGCAGGGAGGTGGCCACTGAGGCGGCCGACAGGGTGGCCACCGCCACAGCCCGGGCCATGGAGCTGCAGCACAAGGCTGCCTGTG gcaggagggggccCAGGTGGTGA